A single region of the Lotus japonicus ecotype B-129 chromosome 4, LjGifu_v1.2 genome encodes:
- the LOC130712619 gene encoding uncharacterized protein LOC130712619: MVAGRNDEAIAEALALLAGAIGQGQQANLGNHNQDEFRALGKFQRNNPPTFEGAYDPDKAQAWLKAIEKIFRVMNCTDAQKVQFGTHMLEKEAEDWWDNTVQRFEGDGMEITWDLFKGAFLEKYYPEDGNGTVAEYATKFEKLIKFCPHYNTAEAERSKCNKFVNGLRPEIKKAVGYQQIIRFSDLVNRSRIYDEDSRESAAHYKSLKEKKEKGQFRGKPYGNPTDKGKQEAGHDKKPSGGGAPNPVRCYKCGVEGHRSPECPNSEAT, translated from the exons ATGGTTGCCGGAAGGAATGATGAAGCTATCGCTGAGGCATTGGCACTGTTGGCTGGCGCCATTGGGCAAGGTCAGCAAGCGAACCTTGGGAACCATAATCAGGATGAATTCCGTGCTTTGGGAAAGTTTCAGAGGAACAATCCGCCAACCTTTGAAGGAGCATACGACCCTGACAAAGCACAGGCATGGCTGAAAgcaattgagaagatctttcgaGTCATGAATTGTACTGACGCGCAGAAGGTGCAGTTTGGCACCCATATGCTTgagaaagaagctgaagattggtGGGACAACACTGTTCAGAGGTTTGAAGGTGATGGGATGGAGATTACTTGGGATCTTTTCAAGGGTGcatttctggagaagtactATCCAGAAGAT GGTAATGGAACCGTGGCGGagtatgctacaaagtttgaGAAATTGATTAAGTTTTGTCCCCACTACAATACTGCCGAAGCTGAGAGATCTAAGTGTAACAagtttgtgaatggtttgagacCTGAGATCAAGAAGGCTGTGGGATATCAACAGATTATCCGATTTTCTGACCTGGTTAATAGGAGTAGGATATATGATGAGGATAGCAGGGAAAGTGCTGCTCACTACAAGtctttgaaagagaagaaagaaaaggggcaATTCAGAGGGAAACCGTATGGGAATCCTACTGATAAGGGTAAACAAGAAGCTGGTCATGACAAGAAGCCGAGTGGGGGAGGAGCTCCTAATCCGGTTAGGTGCTACAAGTGTGGTGTTGAAGGACATCGTTCTCCTGAATGTCCCAATTCAGAAGCAACATGA